Within the Salinimonas marina genome, the region CCCTTATACAATCAACAGGTAATGACTAACGAATTGAGAATATAATGGCGGATATTATCGGTAAGAAGGGTTTCGCAGCCTATAAAGCATTGGATTTATTCAGACGAAAAAAACAGCACAACAGTGTGTTTGAATCAAAAACCTTAAGCGCAGTAACACGCCCACCTGCAGTGGTAGCATTAGCGGCTGCCGCCTATGGAGCCTCGCGCTTTTCCGATTCAAAAAAACTGCAAAACACCCTGTTGCGAGCCACGCTCAGCTCGGCCCTGGCGGGGCTGGTCAACGCCGGCTTAAAACGGGTGATTGGGCGGCGGCGTCCACGGGCCACGATGGGCCCGGCATTCAAAGGATTCAGTCTGGATGATAAACACAATTCCATGCCATCGGGCCACGCGGCTGCCGTGACGGCGGTCGCTGCCAGCTTACCGAAAAGTTATGGGCCGTTACTGGCCGCTGGTGCAGCGACGGCCATTATCGGACGCTCTCGGACCAAACGTGACGCGCACCATTTCACCGATGTGCTGGTGGGTGGCTGTGTGGGCTTCGCTTCGGCGCATCTGGTCTCCAAACTGTTAAAAAAATCTGGTAAATCAAAGTATAAAACCAAAACCACTGACAACACAAAACAGGCAGATGGCACTGACCAAACCTTTAGCCAGGGGGATTCTTATCAGTCCGCTGAACAAGATGGTCAGACCAGCAAGGCCGCCACCAGTACCAACCAACAAAACGAAGCGAAATCTACCGGCAAAGCATCTGCAGGTGCCTCCGCAGCCAGCAAGTCAGGCTCGTCGGCTACTGATAAAAAAACCGGTGACACCAAGGCGGGGAAAACCTCAGCCGCAACTAAAAAGTAACAACATTACGGCCCGCTAATAAAAAAGCGTGATCCGGCTAAAGGAACACGCTTTTTTTTGTCTATGTAGGGCAATGCGAGGCTACGCGATTTAGCGAAGTTTGCGCGACAGCAATACCGCATCAATTTTACGTGCGCTACGGGTCATAGAGCCCTGACAGAATTTGAGCCAGCCGCGGGCCCGTGGCCAATCGTAGCTGAGTAATACCAGCCCACTGATAACCAGCAAAATTGACCCGGGCAACAGGGTAAGCACCACACCGGCAGCAAACAACAAGCCCCCAAGGGTAAGTCGAAGTGTTTTCATCGAAAAGATAACTATTAGCAAGTTATGATTACGCCCAGTATAGCTCAGCAAGGTTGGGAATGAAGCCATCAGCTCGTAACAAAATGTGTTACATAAATTTGTATCACAATCTTTAGAATAGCCTAGAGGCCGAGGCGTCACCCGCGTATACTAAAGGGCAGAATGTTGTTTGGAGTTAACTCATTGAATTTGCCTCGTATTGCCCCCGACAGTACTCTCGAGAAAAGTTACAAACTGTACCTGGATGCATTGCAGGCCAGTGCCTTCACCGGTGATATTGAATTTCAGTATGCCAGCCGGATGGCGATGGCGACCGATAATTCGGTATATCAGGCGATTCCGCAAGCAGTGGTGTTTCCAAAAACTGTGGCTGATTTGCAATGTCTTGGCGAGCTGGCCAATCAGCATAGTAGCGTTAAGTTTGCGGCGCGCGGTGGTGGTACCGGCACTAACGGTCAGAGTCTGACCTCAGGCATAGTGGTGGACTTATCCCGGCACTTTAATCAGATTCTTGAACTCAATATTGAGCAAGGCTGGGTGCGTGTGCAAACCGGCGTGGTTAAAGATGCATTAAATGATGCGCTGCGTCCTCATGGATATTTCTTTTCACCGGATCTTTCTACCAGTAACCGGGCCACGCTGGGCGGAATGATCAGTACCGATGCCTCGGGCCAAGGCTCGCTGGTGTATGGTAAAACCAGTGATCATGTGTTGGGGCTAACCACTATCCTGGCGAACGGTGAGCGTCTGGATACCACGCCATTAACGCTTGACGAGGCACGCGAGGTTGCGGCTCACAGCGACACCCGGGGCCGAATTGTCCGCCAGATTCTGGCCACCTGTGTGGATAAACGGGATGAAATCGTGGCCAAGTTTCCACGTATGAACCGGTTTCTGACCGGGTATGACTTAGAACATGCCTATGATGCGCAACATCAGCGTATTGATATCAGCCGCCTTATCACCGGGGCCGAAGGGTCGCTGGGCTTTGTGGCTGAAGCCAAGCTGTCGATAACGCCCATTGCCCGCCACAAGACGCTGGTGAACATTAAATACGATACCTTTGAGTCGGCGCTGCGACATGCGCCGCGGATGATTGCCGCCAAAGCCACCTCAGTTGAAACCGTCGATAGCAAGGTGCTTAATCTGGCTAAGACCGACATCATCTGGCATTCCATTTCTGGCTTGATTACCGAGGTGCCTGAAAAGCCCATGCTCGGGCTTAATATGGTGGAGTACAACAGCAACGACCAGCAGGAAATTGATGCTCGGATTGCGGCGCTCGAAGAAGAGCTTAGCCAGGATATCGAAACCGGCCGCAACGGGGTTATCGGCTATCAGCTTACCACCGACACCGCCGATATCGGTAAAATATATGCAATGCGCAAAAAAGCGGTGGGCTTGCTGGGTAAGGTCGATGGTCCTAAAAAGCCAATTGCCTTTGCCGAAGACACCGGGGTGCCACCTGAAAATCTGGCCGATTTTATTATGGATTTTCGCGCGCTGCTGGATGCCCATCATCTGCAATACGGCATGTTTGGTCATGTAGACGCCGGGGTACTGCATGTAAGGCCCGCTCTTGATTTGAATGACCCGGCCCAGGAACAACTCATGCACCAGATTTCGGATGAAGTGGTGGGGCTGGTGGCCCGCTATGGTGGCCTGATGTGGGGTGAGCATGGTAAGGGCTACCGCAGTGAATACGGACCTGAATTTTTTGGTGAGTCGCTGTTCACTGAGCTTCGTAAAATCAAAGGGGCTTTCGACC harbors:
- the ydiJ gene encoding D-2-hydroxyglutarate dehydrogenase YdiJ, with product MLFGVNSLNLPRIAPDSTLEKSYKLYLDALQASAFTGDIEFQYASRMAMATDNSVYQAIPQAVVFPKTVADLQCLGELANQHSSVKFAARGGGTGTNGQSLTSGIVVDLSRHFNQILELNIEQGWVRVQTGVVKDALNDALRPHGYFFSPDLSTSNRATLGGMISTDASGQGSLVYGKTSDHVLGLTTILANGERLDTTPLTLDEAREVAAHSDTRGRIVRQILATCVDKRDEIVAKFPRMNRFLTGYDLEHAYDAQHQRIDISRLITGAEGSLGFVAEAKLSITPIARHKTLVNIKYDTFESALRHAPRMIAAKATSVETVDSKVLNLAKTDIIWHSISGLITEVPEKPMLGLNMVEYNSNDQQEIDARIAALEEELSQDIETGRNGVIGYQLTTDTADIGKIYAMRKKAVGLLGKVDGPKKPIAFAEDTGVPPENLADFIMDFRALLDAHHLQYGMFGHVDAGVLHVRPALDLNDPAQEQLMHQISDEVVGLVARYGGLMWGEHGKGYRSEYGPEFFGESLFTELRKIKGAFDPANKMNPGKICTPLQSDEALVRVADPKRATFDRTIPVAFKEEFEPAMNCNGNGLCFNYDTTSPMCPSFKVTGDRRHSPKGRAGLIREWLRLLSEQGVNTNTLKASEFTSSWWQRWRNTQRHDDDFSHEVFAAMDGCLACKSCSGQCPIKVDVPDFRARFLSLYYQRYSRPLKDYLVGSIERMAPLMAKAPALFNSVQKQPWANRLMKKTLGYVDMPLLSSPPLTKRVTSEVQRFDLEQMQAMSKEQQQQHVLIVQDPFTSFYEASLVADYVQLVQALGFTPLLLPFKPNGKPEHVKGFLERFAHTAKNTADFLNQLNDIASPMVGLDASLVLCYRDEYVKALGPARGQFNVLTVHEWLAEVPVERFNATTQNDTPLALFAHCTEKTALPASEQAWQKIFAKVGKAVEIVNVGCCGMAGTYGHEAHQKDNSLGIYKLSWEQAIARFAPEQIMATGYSCRSQVNRIDGFKPKHPAQQLLTLLQR
- a CDS encoding tellurium resistance protein TerC encodes the protein MKTLRLTLGGLLFAAGVVLTLLPGSILLVISGLVLLSYDWPRARGWLKFCQGSMTRSARKIDAVLLSRKLR
- a CDS encoding phosphatase PAP2 family protein gives rise to the protein MADIIGKKGFAAYKALDLFRRKKQHNSVFESKTLSAVTRPPAVVALAAAAYGASRFSDSKKLQNTLLRATLSSALAGLVNAGLKRVIGRRRPRATMGPAFKGFSLDDKHNSMPSGHAAAVTAVAASLPKSYGPLLAAGAATAIIGRSRTKRDAHHFTDVLVGGCVGFASAHLVSKLLKKSGKSKYKTKTTDNTKQADGTDQTFSQGDSYQSAEQDGQTSKAATSTNQQNEAKSTGKASAGASAASKSGSSATDKKTGDTKAGKTSAATKK